Proteins encoded in a region of the Dehalococcoidia bacterium genome:
- the gcvT gene encoding glycine cleavage system aminomethyltransferase GcvT: MSCEATLRRTPLYDVHASLGARFVPFAGWEMPVQYGSILEEARSVRSGVGLFDVSHMGRLEISGTDAANLLNSTLSVRVDNLGVGRARYNVICDSSGGIIDDCIVYRRGRERFLLVPNASNTDAVIEWLEEWTPDGSDVSMKNVTADVAMIACQGPEAEETLQRLTDFDLSISNLRPFRGRTMTICGASCYVGRTGYTGEDGFEIMAPSDDAPALWQGLVDLGAAACGLAARDVLRLEAGLLLHGNDMDTSINPYEAGLGRFVEPDREAYVAGKALRQIRDEGTARKMIGFAMEGRGIARHGYKIVDGESTIGEVSSGGPSPTLDLNIGMGYVPTEYSEPGTRIEIEIRGRPVVAQVTDLPFYAGSNVSVGAL; this comes from the coding sequence ATGTCTTGCGAAGCAACTCTGCGGCGCACCCCTCTATACGATGTCCACGCCAGCCTTGGAGCGCGATTCGTGCCGTTCGCTGGATGGGAGATGCCGGTCCAGTACGGCAGCATTTTGGAAGAGGCGCGATCCGTTCGCTCAGGCGTCGGACTGTTTGACGTGTCCCACATGGGCCGCCTGGAAATCTCCGGCACGGACGCTGCGAACCTGCTTAACTCGACCCTGAGCGTTAGGGTCGACAACCTCGGGGTTGGGCGAGCGCGGTACAACGTGATCTGTGATTCCAGCGGCGGCATCATCGACGACTGCATCGTGTACAGGCGAGGCAGGGAGCGCTTTCTCCTTGTACCCAACGCTTCCAACACGGATGCGGTTATCGAGTGGCTGGAGGAGTGGACTCCAGACGGATCTGACGTGAGCATGAAGAATGTGACGGCTGACGTCGCCATGATCGCATGTCAGGGGCCAGAGGCCGAAGAGACACTCCAGCGTCTAACTGACTTTGACCTCTCTATTTCGAATCTGAGGCCCTTCAGGGGCAGGACCATGACGATCTGTGGCGCGTCATGCTACGTGGGGAGGACCGGGTACACCGGAGAAGACGGTTTCGAGATCATGGCCCCCTCAGATGACGCCCCGGCGCTGTGGCAGGGCCTGGTAGATCTTGGCGCGGCGGCGTGCGGGCTGGCAGCACGAGACGTGTTGAGGCTTGAAGCCGGACTGCTGCTGCACGGCAACGACATGGATACGTCGATCAATCCATACGAGGCAGGGCTAGGTCGGTTTGTCGAGCCTGACCGGGAAGCGTACGTCGCAGGGAAGGCACTGCGCCAGATAAGAGACGAAGGAACAGCCCGGAAGATGATTGGATTTGCGATGGAGGGCAGGGGCATCGCCCGACATGGATACAAGATAGTCGACGGGGAGAGTACCATCGGAGAAGTGTCCTCCGGTGGGCCTTCACCAACTCTTGACTTGAACATAGGCATGGGCTATGTTCCCACCGAATATTCAGAGCCGGGGACCCGAATCGAAATCGAAATACGCGGCCGTCCTGTGGTGGCTCAGGTGACTGACCTCCCGTTCTACGCTGGCAGTAATGTTTCGGTCGGTGCATTGTGA
- the gcvPA gene encoding aminomethyl-transferring glycine dehydrogenase subunit GcvPA translates to MASTEFQSPYVPNTYPDRRAMLDAIGVDSIEELFADIPDGYLNYDLDMPSARNELDLTRYARELAAMNRTPGDYACFLGAGSYRHHIPAVVRQVAGRSEYMTAYTPYQPEVSQGTLQTAFEFQSLICQLTGMDVANLGMYDGSTSLAEAALMASRITRRHRAAVVESVSPLYREVLNTYVQAPGIDIDTIPASADSIPDETACVIVQQPNFFGYMEDVDRLAKLAHDAGALLIVSVDPVSLGMFRPPGEYGADIVVGEGQALGVPTTFGGPYVGLFACKQDYIRQMPGRIVGRTVDTRGEEAYVLTLQTREQHIRRERATSNICTAVALIALMSTIYLASFGRRGLRHVAELCYHKSHYAASKIEEIPGYSVPMDGTFFQEFVMKCPSSPSEINEKLLDYGIIGGADISAQVSNGMLVCVTEMNSRDEIDNLVTALTEIGGAS, encoded by the coding sequence ATGGCATCAACCGAATTCCAGTCTCCGTATGTCCCGAACACATACCCGGATAGGCGAGCGATGCTTGACGCAATCGGGGTCGACTCCATCGAGGAGCTGTTCGCTGACATACCGGACGGCTACCTGAACTACGACCTCGATATGCCCTCGGCGCGCAACGAGCTCGACCTCACCCGCTACGCTCGTGAACTTGCTGCCATGAATCGCACACCTGGGGATTACGCCTGTTTCCTGGGAGCCGGTTCTTACAGGCACCACATTCCGGCTGTTGTCAGGCAGGTTGCGGGTCGAAGCGAGTACATGACTGCCTACACGCCGTATCAGCCAGAGGTTTCACAGGGCACACTTCAGACGGCATTCGAGTTTCAGAGCCTGATCTGCCAGCTCACCGGCATGGACGTTGCCAATCTCGGCATGTACGACGGCTCGACGTCTCTGGCCGAGGCCGCTCTCATGGCGTCGAGGATCACCCGCAGACATCGTGCAGCGGTCGTAGAATCCGTGTCTCCTCTCTACAGAGAAGTCCTCAATACTTACGTCCAGGCGCCGGGCATTGACATTGACACGATTCCCGCATCGGCCGATTCCATTCCTGACGAGACCGCTTGCGTGATCGTCCAGCAGCCAAACTTCTTCGGCTACATGGAAGATGTCGACAGGCTGGCGAAACTTGCACACGATGCGGGCGCGCTTCTGATCGTCAGCGTGGACCCAGTTTCTCTTGGCATGTTCAGACCTCCGGGCGAGTACGGCGCTGATATCGTTGTCGGCGAGGGTCAGGCGCTTGGAGTGCCAACGACTTTCGGGGGACCCTACGTGGGACTGTTTGCGTGCAAGCAGGATTACATCCGGCAGATGCCGGGTCGCATCGTCGGCAGGACCGTCGACACGCGAGGCGAGGAAGCCTACGTGCTTACGCTCCAGACACGCGAGCAGCACATCAGGCGTGAGCGCGCGACGTCCAATATCTGCACAGCAGTCGCACTGATTGCATTAATGTCAACGATCTACCTCGCGTCTTTCGGACGACGCGGACTCCGTCATGTAGCAGAGCTCTGCTACCACAAGTCCCACTACGCCGCCAGCAAGATAGAAGAGATTCCCGGGTACTCGGTACCAATGGACGGCACCTTCTTCCAGGAGTTCGTCATGAAGTGCCCGAGCAGCCCATCCGAGATCAACGAGAAGCTGCTGGACTACGGCATCATAGGCGGAGCGGACATCAGCGCCCAGGTGTCGAATGGCATGTTAGTGTGCGTCACCGAAATGAACTCCCGTGATGAGATCGACAATCTGGTCACGGCACTGACCGAGATAGGGGGAGCTTCATAA
- a CDS encoding redoxin domain-containing protein, with translation MSLLPAKPPTNFHQETGRNMSEVGQMAPDFTLPAHNGEPVTLSDFRGKKNVVLSFHIFSFTGG, from the coding sequence ATGTCCCTCCTTCCAGCTAAACCGCCAACCAATTTTCACCAGGAGACAGGAAGAAATATGTCAGAAGTAGGCCAGATGGCCCCAGACTTCACCCTGCCCGCCCACAACGGCGAACCGGTAACGCTCAGCGACTTCAGGGGAAAGAAGAACGTCGTACTGTCGTTCCACATCTTCTCCTTCACAGGTGGTTGA
- the gcvH gene encoding glycine cleavage system protein GcvH, producing MNPDNLKYSREHEWLNVDDDGLAIIGITHFAQDSLGDVVFVELPDVGGEVGQFEKMGEIESVKAVSDLYSPVSGKVVERNDTLLEQPELVNDSPYDDGWMLKVQMDDSSEVDNLMSSSEYDDLLESEA from the coding sequence ATGAATCCAGACAATCTCAAGTATTCGCGCGAGCATGAGTGGCTAAACGTCGATGACGATGGACTTGCCATAATCGGCATCACCCACTTTGCTCAGGATAGCCTGGGCGATGTTGTCTTCGTCGAACTGCCAGATGTGGGCGGCGAGGTCGGCCAATTCGAGAAGATGGGAGAGATCGAGTCCGTAAAAGCTGTATCGGATCTCTATTCCCCTGTCAGTGGCAAGGTAGTTGAGAGAAACGACACGCTGCTCGAACAACCTGAGCTCGTTAACGACAGCCCTTACGACGACGGCTGGATGTTGAAGGTCCAGATGGACGACTCATCCGAAGTGGACAACCTCATGAGCTCGTCCGAATACGACGACCTCCTGGAATCCGAGGCGTAG
- the gcvPB gene encoding aminomethyl-transferring glycine dehydrogenase subunit GcvPB, protein MTSLLERAALDRRKLLMDRSRSGRIGTTLPPLDVPEAQLPEPSLLRDDLDLPEVSEGEIVRYFSQISQFNFSIDHNFYPLGSCTMKYNPKLNDEIASIPGFAQIHPLQPVATVQGAVKLVWELQEVLNEITGMAGCSLAPMAGADGELAGLLMARAYHLDRGDDKRKNVLIPDSAHGTNPASAAMAGFNVVTLPSDSNGNTDLDALRDSVSDELAGLMITLPSTLGLFDTNILDVTRIVRDAGGIVYGDGANLNAIVGRVKFGDLGFDVIHSNLHKTFTQPHGGGGPGAGPVIAGPRLVDYLPTPVAGRKTDNGEETFSLDAPSNTIGRMGAFHGNFGALVRAWSYIFTLGKEGIPQISEDAVINANYILSELKGYYDLPYDRTCMHEVVFAATNLRREHGVRAMDVAKRLIDYGIHPPTMYFPLVVEEALMIEPTETESKETLDYFIDVMKQIAAEAAADPEMLHEAPHNTPNTRLDEARAARRPDLRWRRQE, encoded by the coding sequence ATGACTTCCCTGCTTGAAAGGGCCGCGCTGGACCGGCGCAAGCTGCTCATGGACCGCAGCAGGTCCGGCCGGATCGGCACGACCCTCCCTCCGCTCGACGTACCGGAGGCACAACTTCCGGAACCGTCCCTACTGCGCGACGATCTGGACCTCCCTGAAGTGTCCGAGGGGGAGATCGTCCGCTATTTCTCGCAGATTAGCCAGTTCAACTTCTCAATAGACCACAACTTCTACCCGCTCGGCAGTTGCACGATGAAGTACAACCCGAAGCTGAACGACGAGATTGCGTCTATTCCGGGATTCGCCCAGATACATCCACTGCAGCCTGTAGCCACTGTCCAGGGTGCCGTCAAGCTGGTGTGGGAGTTGCAGGAAGTCCTGAACGAGATAACAGGCATGGCAGGCTGCTCGCTCGCCCCTATGGCGGGCGCTGACGGTGAACTCGCGGGCCTTCTGATGGCAAGGGCCTACCACCTCGATCGCGGCGACGATAAGCGCAAGAACGTTTTGATCCCCGACTCGGCGCACGGGACCAACCCGGCATCCGCAGCGATGGCTGGTTTCAACGTCGTCACGCTGCCCTCGGACTCCAACGGAAACACCGATCTCGATGCCCTGAGAGACTCCGTAAGTGACGAACTCGCAGGGCTGATGATAACCTTGCCCAGCACTCTTGGCCTCTTCGACACGAATATCCTGGATGTAACCCGGATCGTCCGCGACGCCGGCGGCATTGTGTACGGGGACGGCGCCAACCTCAACGCCATCGTCGGACGAGTCAAGTTCGGCGACCTGGGTTTCGACGTTATTCACTCGAACCTTCACAAGACCTTCACGCAGCCACACGGTGGCGGCGGACCGGGTGCAGGCCCCGTCATCGCCGGCCCCCGGCTTGTCGACTACCTGCCGACGCCGGTCGCTGGCCGGAAGACAGACAACGGAGAAGAGACCTTCTCACTCGATGCCCCATCAAACACTATAGGACGAATGGGGGCATTCCACGGCAACTTCGGAGCCCTGGTTAGGGCGTGGTCATACATATTCACGCTAGGAAAAGAGGGCATCCCGCAAATCAGCGAGGACGCCGTCATAAATGCTAACTACATCCTCAGTGAGCTCAAGGGCTACTACGATCTGCCCTACGATCGCACCTGTATGCACGAGGTGGTCTTCGCAGCGACAAATCTCAGGCGCGAACACGGCGTCCGGGCTATGGACGTAGCCAAGCGCCTGATTGACTACGGAATACACCCACCCACAATGTACTTCCCGCTCGTTGTCGAAGAGGCATTGATGATCGAGCCGACAGAGACCGAGTCCAAGGAGACCCTGGACTACTTCATCGATGTGATGAAGCAAATTGCCGCAGAAGCTGCCGCAGACCCGGAGATGCTCCACGAAGCGCCGCACAACACGCCAAATACACGCCTGGACGAGGCGCGCGCCGCTCGCAGGCCTGACCTCAGATGGCGGCGTCAGGAATAG